A stretch of Brassica rapa cultivar Chiifu-401-42 chromosome A08, CAAS_Brap_v3.01, whole genome shotgun sequence DNA encodes these proteins:
- the LOC103836621 gene encoding isoamylase 2, chloroplastic has protein sequence MAAWSPSAGIRSSCLINNGITETWRFPSASFLTGKNKTKRGSETLVVTREHIYRDLGSYGLSKICASKTSVELKEEHVSTRGAKVHDLKKVASYLFRTKSGALVKVKVEKKREKYSIMVYVSSLEPNGADNKSSLVMVWGVYRSDSSCFLPLDFENSDQDSQTPFLKRSLSELMLELEFDGKESPFYLSFRLKLVSANDPNGLEMLSHRDTNFCVPVGFTAGHPLPLGLSSGPDGGGSWNFAFFSRNSKSLVLCLYDDSTTNRPALELDLDPYVNRTGDVWHASVDKTWGFVRYGYRCKESTNSEDDEAESIVLDPYARVIEKTISPKFLGSISKNSSFDWGRDVSPNIPLEKLIVYRLNVKDFTQHKSSKLPTNVAGTFSGVAEKVNHLKALGINAVLLEPIFSFSEQKGPYFPFHFFSPTDMYGHESAVNSMKEVVKRLHSEGIEVLLEVVFTHTAESGALQGIDDSSYYYNGKDSKSYLNCNYPVVQQLILESLRYWVTEFHVDGFCFINASSLLRGVHGEQLSRPPLVEAISFDPQLARTKLIADCWDPHDMKMPKEVKFPHWKRWAELNTRYCRDVRNFVRGRGVLSDLATRVCGSGDIFTDGRGPAFSFNYVSRNSGLSLVDLVSFSGPELASEVSWNCGEEGETNKSAVLQTRLKQIRNLLFIQYISVGIPVLNMGDECGVSTNGSPLLESRKPFDWNMLASGFGAQITQFISFMTSVRARRSDVFQRSKFLKPKNIVWYANDQTTPNWEDTASRFLALRIRAESEEETTEPKNNDLFIGFNASDHPEKVTLPTLPEGRSKWRRLVDTSLPFPGFFSVEGQTVVTKDELVVYEMKPYSCTLFETTA, from the coding sequence ATGGCTGCTTGGTCACCATCAGCTGGGATCAGATCTTCTTGTCTAATAAACAATGGCATCACTGAAACATGGAGGTTTCCTTCTGCCAGTTTCTTAACTGGTAAGAACAAGACTAAACGTGGATCTGAGACGCTAGTAGTTACAAGAGAACATATCTACAGGGATTTGGGAAGTTATGGGTTGAGTAAGATCTGTGCTTCAAAAACTTCTGTCGAGCTGAAGGAGGAACATGTGTCTACGAGAGGTGCTAAGGTCCATGACCTGAAGAAGGTAGCATCCTATCTATTCAGGACCAAGTCTGGTGCTCTTGTTAAAGTTAAAGttgaaaagaagagagaaaagtaCAGTATCATGGTTTATGTCTCATCGCTGGAACCAAATGGTGCTGACAACAAGAGTAGTCTGGTGATGGTTTGGGGTGTCTACAGGTCTGATTCTTCCTGTTTCTTGCCTCTGGATTTCGAAAACTCTGATCAAGACTCACAAACTCCCTTTCTGAAAAGATCATTGTCTGAGTTAATGCTAGAGCTAGAATTTGACGGGAAAGAATCTCCTTTCTACCTATCGTTTCGGCTCAAGTTAGTGTCAGCAAATGATCCGAACGGTCTGGAAATGCTGTCTCACAGGGACACAAACTTCTGTGTCCCAGTTGGTTTCACTGCTGGTCATCCACTTCCATTAGGCCTTTCATCCGGACCAGATGGTGGTGGCTCGTGGAATTTCGCATTCTTTTCAAGAAACTCTAAGAGTTTGGTGTTGTGCTTGTATGATGATAGCACTACCAATAGACCTGCGTTGGAGCTTGATCTTGATCCTTATGTCAACCGAACAGGTGATGTCTGGCATGCTTCAGTTGATAAAACATGGGGTTTTGTGAGATATGGGTACCGTTGCAAGGAATCTACTAActctgaagatgatgaagctGAGAGTATTGTTTTGGATCCGTATGCCAGAGTCATTGAGAAAACCATCTCTCCGAAGTTTCTTGGAAGTATATCCAAAAACTCTTCTTTTGATTGGGGAAGAGATGTGTCTCCAAACATACCACTGGAGAAACTCATTGTTTACCGGTTGAATGTAAAGGATTTCACACAGCACAAATCCTCCAAGCTGCCAACTAATGTGGCAGGGACATTTTCTGGTGTAGCTGAGAAAGTGAACCACTTGAAAGCCCTTGGAATCAACGCTGTTCTCCTGGAGCCAATCTTTTCATTCTCCGAGCAAAAGGGTCCTTACTTTccctttcatttcttttcaccTACGGACATGTATGGCCATGAATCCGCAGTTAACTCGATGAAAGAGGTGGTAAAGAGACTGCACAGTGAGGGGATTGAGGTACTTTTGGAAGTAGTGTTTACACATACTGCTGAGTCTGGAGCTCTTCAAGGGATTGACGACAGTTCCTATTATTACAATGGAAAGGATTCTAAAAGTTACTTGAACTGTAACTATCCTGTTGTCCAGCAGCTGATACTGGAGAGCCTGCGTTATTGGGTAACAGAGTTTCATGTAGATGGGTTTTGTTTCATCAATGCTTCTTCTCTCTTGAGAGGCGTCCACGGTGAACAACTGTCTCGACCTCCCTTGGTTGAAGCAATATCTTTTGATCCACAGCTAGCAAGAACAAAACTGATTGCTGATTGCTGGGATCCACATGACATGAAGATGCCAAAGGAAGTAAAGTTCCCTCACTGGAAACGATGGGCGGAACTCAATACAAGATACTGTCGAGATGTAAGGAACTTTGTGAGGGGAAGAGGCGTTCTCAGCGACCTGGCTACAAGAGTTTGTGGAAGTGGCGACATATTCACAGATGGAAGAGGTCCTGCTTTCTCCTTCAACTACGTTTCAAGAAACTCAGGACTCTCTCTCGTTGACTTGGTCAGTTTCAGTGGCCCTGAGCTAGCGTCAGAGGTAAGCTGGAACTGTGGGGAAGAAGGAGAGACAAACAAGTCAGCTGTTCTTCAAACGAGGCTGAAACAAATCCGCAACTTGTTGTTTATACAGTACATTTCAGTTGGAATCCCTGTGCTCAACATGGGAGATGAATGTGGAGTCTCTACAAATGGCTCGCCTTTGTTAGAATCAAGGAAACCATTTGACTGGAACATGTTAGCTTCTGGTTTCGGTGCACAGATCACTCAGTTCATCTCTTTCATGACTTCGGTTAGAGCAAGGAGAAGCGATGTGTTTCAAAGGAGTAAGTTTCTGAAACCTAAGAACATTGTTTGGTATGCAAATGACCAGACAACACCGAACTGGGAAGACACTGCTTCCAGATTCTTGGCATTGAGGATCAGAGCAGAGTCAGAGGAAGAAACAACTGAGCCAAAGAACAATGATCTGTTTATTGGATTCAATGCAAGTGATCATCCTGAGAAGGTAACATTACCTACGCTACCCGAAGGAAGAAGCAAATGGAGGCGATTGGTGGACACATCTCTTCCTTTCCCGGGGTTTTTCTCTGTTGAAGGGCAGACCGTTGTAACAAAGGATGAACTGGTAGTGTATGAGATGAAGCCGTACAGTTGTACCCTTTTTGAAACCACTGCTTAG